From Quercus lobata isolate SW786 chromosome 1, ValleyOak3.0 Primary Assembly, whole genome shotgun sequence, one genomic window encodes:
- the LOC115976597 gene encoding molybdopterin biosynthesis protein CNX1, with amino-acid sequence MEDTSKLTECRTKSTMVSADEALQIVLSVAQRLPPVTVPLLDALGKVLAEDIRAPDPLPPYPASVKDGYAVIAADGPGEYSVIAEARAGNDGVGVIVTPGTVAYVTTGGPIPDGADAVVQVEDTEQIENASVESKRVKILVQTNEGVDIRPVGCDIEQDAIVLKSGERVGASEIGLLAAVGVTMVKVYPTPTIGVLSTGDELSEPATKVLSCGQIRDSNRAMILAAAVQQQCKVLDLGIARDDEDELERILDTALSAGIDILLTSGGVSMGDKDFVKPLLAKRGTVYYSKVFMKPGKPLTFAEINLEQAESIMQKKILAFGLPGNPVSCMVCFDLFVVPTIRHLSGWGNTHLFRVQARLQQPIKTDLARPEFHRAIIRWEVNDGSGNPGFVAESTGHQRSSRLLSMKAANALLELPAKGGVISAGTSVSAIIISDLSSTSICNSSLSFDSTSASKGSSSQEIISDESQNAEVRVALLTVSDTVASGAGPDRSGPRAVSVVNSSSERLGGARVVATAVVPDEVSKIKDVLQRWSDIDKMDLILTLGGTGFTPRDVTPEATKELIEKETPGLIHVMTQESLKVTPFAMLSRSAAGIRGSSLIINMPGNPNAVAECMEALLPALKHALKQIKGDKREKHPRHVPHAQAAPVDVWEHSYKMASDGGKEPSCSCSH; translated from the exons ATGGAGGACACTTCTAAGCTCACTGAATGTAGAACCAAGTCAACGATGGTTTCAGCAGACGAGGCTCTCCAAATAGTGTTGAGCGTGGCTCAACGTCTACCGCCTGTGACTGTTCCCCTTCTCGATGCTCTTGGCAAGGTCTTGGCTGAGGATATTCGTGCACCTGATCCTTTGCCCCCTTATCCAGCTTCTGTTAAG GATGGTTATGCTGTAATTGCTGCAGATGGGCCAGGTGAATATTCGGTTATTGCTGAAGCTAGAGCCGGGAATGATGGAGTTGGAGTGATTGTGACTCCTGGAACTGTTGCATATGTAACAACTGGAG GACCAATACCTGATGGTGCTGATGCAGTTGTTCAAGTTGAGGACACTGAGCAAATTGAAAATGCTTCGGTTGAatcaaaaagagtaaaaatattGGTACAAACTAATGAAGGTGTTGATATACGTCCAGTG GGATGCGACATTGAACAAGATGCCATAGTTTTAAAATCTGGAGAAAGAGTAGGTGCTTCAGAAATTGGCTTACTTGCTGCCGTGGGGGTAACAATGGTGAAG GTATATCCTACCCCGACAATTGGTGTGCTTTCTACTGGAGATGAGCTCTCAGAGCCAGCAACCAAGGTTCTGAGTTGTGGCCAG ATTAGGGACTCCAACCGTGCTATGATACTGGCAGCTGCAGTACAACAGCAGTGCAAAGTTCTTGACCTTGGCATTGCTAGGGATGATGAAGATGAACTTGAGAGAATCTTAGATACTGCTTTATCTGCTGGGATTGatattcttctaacttctgGAGGTGTTTCCATGGGAGACAAGGATTTTGTCAAGCCATTGCTTGCAAAGAGAGGGACAGTGTATTATAGTAAG GTTTTCATGAAACCAGGGAAACCTTTGACATTTGCCGAGATCAATTTAGAACAAGCAGAGAGCATAATGCAGAAAAAAATACTTGCATTTGGGTTGCCAGGGAATCCAGTGAGCTGTATGGTTTGTTTTGATCTTTTTGTGGTCCCCACCATCCGCCATCTTTCTGGATGGGGAAACACTCATCTTTTCAG AGTGCAGGCTCGTCTTCAGCAGCCCATAAAGACAGATTTAGCTCGACCAGAATTCCATCGTGCCATTATTAGGTGGGAAGTCAATGATGGCTCAGGCAATCCTGG TTTTGTTGCTGAAAGCACTGGTCATCAGAGAAGCAGCCGGCTCTTAAGTATGAAGGCAGCTAATGCTTTGTTGGAGTTGCCAGCAAAAGGCGGTGTCATATCTGCTGGGACTTCTGTTTCAGCCATTATAATTTCTGACTTAAGCAGTACTTCCATTTGCAATAGTTCCTTATCATTTGATTCAACTTCTGCTTCCAAAGGAAGTTCATCGCAAGAAATAATTTCAGATGAGTCTCAGAATGCTGAGGTCAGAGTAGCTCTTCTTACAGTGAGTGATACTGTTGCATCAGGGGCTGGGCCTGATCGAAG TGGTCCTAGGGCAGTTTCTGTTGTAAATTCATCATCAGAAAGGTTAGGAGGAGCAAGGGTAGTTGCAACAGCTGTGGTTCCAGATGAAGTGAGCAAGATTAAGGATGTTCTACAGAGATGGAGTGATATTGACAAAATGGATCTGATTCTTACCCTTG GTGGCACTGGTTTCACCCCAAGAGATGTAACCCCTGAAGCAACAAAAGAGCTGATTGAGAAAGAAACACCTGGTCTCATACATGTAATGACGCAAGAGAGTTTAAAG GTGACACCATTTGCTATGCTCTCACGCTCTGCAGCTGGAATACGGGGATCATCATTG ATCATCAACATGCCTGGGAATCCAAATGCTGTTGCTGAGTGCATGGAAGCTTTGTTGCCTGCCCTAAAGCATGCGTTAAAGCAGATAAAGGGGgataaaagagagaaacatCCCCGTCATGTCCCTCATGCACAAGCAGCACCTGTAGATGTGTGGGAGCATAGTTATAAAATGGCATCTGATGGCGGCAAAGAGCCTAGTTGTTCTTGTTCCCATTGA